From one Paracoccus pantotrophus genomic stretch:
- the napA gene encoding periplasmic nitrate reductase subunit alpha → MTISRRDLLKAQAAGIAAMAANIPLSSQAQPVPGGVESLQITWSKAPCRFCGTGCGVMVGVKEGRVVATHGDLLAEVNRGLNCVKGYFLSKIMYGADRLTQPLLRKKDGVYAKDGEFTPVSWEEAFDTMAAQAKRVLRDKGPTALGMFGSGQWTIFEGYAATKLMRAGFRSNNLDPNARHCMASAAYAFMRTFGMDEPMGCYDDFEAADAFVLWGSNMAEMHPILWTRVADRRLGHPHVKVAVLSTFTHRSSDLADIPIVFKPGTDLAILNYIANHIIQTGRVNRDFVDRHTTFVAGATGIGYGLRDDDPREMAARTAEDPAATTPSTFEEFAELVSEYTLDKVSELSGVEPGFLEQLAELYADPDRKVMSLWTMGFNQHVRGVWANQMVYNLHLLTGKISEPGNSPFSLTGQPSACGTAREVGTFAHRLPADMTVTNPEHRKHAEEIWRIPHGVIPEQPGLHAVAQDRALHDGTLNFYWIQVNNNLQASPNNDGEAWPGYRNPDNFIVVSDAYPTVTALAADLILPAAMWVEKEGAYGNAERRTHVWHQLVEAPGEARSDLWQMMEFSKRFTTDEVWPEEILAANPNYRGQSLFDVLFRNGSVDRFDLSELNPDYANRESNAFGFYVQKGLFEEYAAFGRGHGHDLAPYDTYHEVRGLRWPVVDGKETLWRYREGLDPYVEPGAGVQFYGNPDGKARIIAVPYEPPAEPPDEEYNIWLVTGRVLEHWHSGSMTMRVPELYRAFPGARCFMNPEDARDMGFNQGAEVRIVSRRGEIRSRVETRGRNRMPRGVVFVPWFDASQLINKVTLDATDPISKQTDFKKCAVKILPV, encoded by the coding sequence ATGACCATTTCCCGGCGCGATCTGCTCAAGGCGCAGGCGGCGGGGATCGCCGCCATGGCCGCCAATATCCCGCTGTCCTCGCAGGCCCAGCCGGTGCCCGGCGGTGTCGAATCGCTGCAAATCACCTGGTCCAAGGCGCCCTGCCGCTTTTGCGGCACCGGCTGCGGCGTCATGGTGGGTGTCAAGGAGGGGCGCGTGGTCGCCACCCATGGCGACCTGCTGGCCGAGGTGAACCGCGGCCTGAACTGCGTCAAGGGCTATTTCCTGTCCAAGATCATGTATGGCGCCGACCGCCTGACCCAGCCGCTGCTGCGCAAGAAGGACGGCGTCTATGCCAAGGACGGCGAGTTCACCCCGGTCAGCTGGGAGGAGGCTTTCGACACCATGGCCGCCCAGGCCAAGCGGGTGCTCAGGGACAAGGGGCCGACCGCGCTCGGCATGTTCGGTTCCGGCCAGTGGACCATCTTCGAGGGCTATGCCGCGACCAAGCTGATGCGGGCAGGCTTCCGGTCGAACAACCTCGACCCCAATGCGCGGCATTGCATGGCCTCGGCGGCCTATGCCTTCATGCGCACCTTCGGCATGGACGAGCCGATGGGCTGCTATGACGATTTCGAGGCGGCGGACGCCTTTGTCCTCTGGGGCTCGAACATGGCCGAGATGCATCCGATCCTGTGGACGCGGGTGGCGGACCGGCGGCTGGGCCATCCGCATGTGAAGGTGGCGGTGCTGTCCACCTTTACCCATCGCAGCTCGGACCTGGCCGATATTCCCATCGTCTTCAAGCCCGGCACCGACCTGGCGATCCTGAACTACATCGCCAATCACATCATCCAGACCGGCCGGGTGAACCGCGATTTCGTCGATCGCCACACCACCTTCGTCGCCGGCGCGACCGGCATCGGCTACGGCCTGCGCGACGACGACCCACGCGAGATGGCTGCGCGCACGGCCGAGGATCCGGCGGCGACCACGCCCTCGACCTTCGAGGAATTCGCCGAGCTGGTCAGCGAATACACGCTGGACAAGGTCTCGGAACTCAGCGGCGTCGAGCCGGGCTTCCTGGAGCAGCTGGCCGAGCTTTACGCCGATCCCGACCGCAAGGTCATGTCCTTGTGGACCATGGGCTTCAACCAGCATGTGCGCGGCGTCTGGGCCAACCAGATGGTCTATAATCTCCATCTGCTGACCGGAAAGATCTCGGAACCGGGCAACAGCCCGTTCTCGCTGACCGGCCAGCCCTCGGCCTGCGGCACGGCGCGCGAGGTGGGCACCTTCGCCCATCGCCTGCCCGCCGACATGACCGTCACCAATCCCGAACACCGCAAGCATGCCGAGGAGATCTGGCGCATCCCCCATGGCGTGATCCCCGAGCAGCCGGGGCTGCATGCGGTGGCGCAGGACCGGGCGCTGCATGACGGCACGCTGAACTTCTACTGGATCCAGGTGAACAACAACCTGCAAGCCTCGCCCAACAACGACGGCGAGGCCTGGCCGGGCTATCGCAACCCGGACAATTTCATCGTTGTCTCGGATGCCTATCCCACGGTGACGGCCCTGGCCGCCGACCTGATCCTGCCCGCCGCCATGTGGGTCGAGAAGGAGGGCGCCTATGGCAATGCCGAGCGGCGCACCCATGTCTGGCATCAGCTGGTCGAGGCGCCGGGCGAGGCGCGCTCGGACCTGTGGCAGATGATGGAATTCTCGAAACGCTTCACCACCGACGAAGTGTGGCCCGAGGAGATCCTGGCCGCCAACCCGAACTATCGTGGCCAGAGCCTGTTCGACGTGCTGTTCCGCAACGGCAGCGTGGACCGCTTCGACCTGTCGGAACTGAACCCCGATTACGCCAACCGCGAATCGAACGCATTCGGCTTCTACGTCCAGAAGGGCCTGTTCGAAGAATATGCCGCCTTCGGCCGCGGCCACGGCCACGACCTGGCCCCCTATGACACCTATCACGAGGTCCGCGGCCTGCGCTGGCCGGTGGTCGACGGCAAGGAAACGCTGTGGCGCTATCGCGAGGGGCTGGACCCCTATGTCGAGCCGGGCGCCGGCGTGCAGTTCTATGGCAACCCGGACGGCAAGGCGCGCATCATCGCCGTGCCCTACGAGCCACCGGCCGAACCGCCCGACGAGGAATACAACATCTGGCTGGTGACAGGCCGGGTGCTGGAGCATTGGCATTCCGGCTCGATGACCATGCGCGTGCCGGAACTTTACCGGGCCTTTCCCGGCGCCCGCTGCTTCATGAACCCCGAGGACGCCCGCGACATGGGCTTCAACCAGGGGGCCGAGGTGCGCATCGTCTCGCGCCGGGGCGAGATCCGCTCGCGCGTCGAGACACGCGGCAGGAACCGGATGCCGCGCGGCGTGGTCTTCGTGCCGTGGTTCGACGCCAGCCAGCTGATCAACAAGGTGACGCTGGACGCCACCGATCCCATTTCCAAACAGACGGATTTCAAGAAATGCGCGGTCAAGATCCTTCCCGTCTGA
- a CDS encoding chaperone NapD yields the protein MREPDRTPIQRRDILTGKLKQDSGGESRFLHISSAIVTARPDRAADLARHFATLPGTEVHAVQGAKIVLVLEGASVGEIGSRMAAISVMEGVFSANLVFEQILPADEREALS from the coding sequence ATGCGCGAGCCAGACAGGACCCCCATCCAGCGACGCGACATTCTGACCGGAAAGCTGAAACAGGACAGCGGCGGGGAATCGCGTTTCCTGCACATCTCCAGCGCCATCGTCACCGCCCGGCCGGATCGCGCGGCCGACCTGGCCCGGCATTTCGCCACCCTGCCCGGAACCGAGGTCCATGCCGTCCAGGGCGCCAAGATCGTCCTGGTGCTGGAGGGCGCCTCGGTGGGCGAGATCGGCAGCCGCATGGCGGCAATCTCGGTGATGGAGGGCGTGTTCTCGGCCAACCTGGTCTTTGAACAGATCCTTCCCGCCGATGAGAGGGAGGCACTGTCATGA
- the napE gene encoding periplasmic nitrate reductase, NapE protein → MIDSAKETDRPKHRKRDEVIAFLILAVVIWPILSVAIVGGYGFLVWMSQIIFGPPGPMH, encoded by the coding sequence ATGATCGATTCCGCGAAAGAAACCGATCGTCCCAAGCACCGCAAGCGGGATGAAGTCATCGCCTTCCTGATCCTTGCCGTGGTGATCTGGCCGATCCTGTCGGTCGCGATCGTCGGCGGCTACGGCTTCCTGGTCTGGATGTCTCAGATCATCTTCGGACCCCCCGGACCCATGCATTAG
- a CDS encoding TRAP transporter large permease, which produces MVEILIAAFLILMVMGVPIAFALAMAAFAAVGLAGRYPLVVVVKEMFTGLDSFPLLAVPFFILAAEIMSTGAISRMLLRFASQFVGHLRGGLGYANILTGTLFAGISGSALASAAGPGAMMARMMERSGYSKAYAGALTISVAVIDPIIPPSITMIIYALQDRNTSVGSLFMAGILPGLLIAGLLAGVNWWISRKRGYRSAEPRPPMGQMVRNSFAALPALLLIVLIVGGIRGGVFTPTEASVVAVFYAIVTSAFVYRGFTLADLWGAFLRSAIMSVAVLMILAAARAFAWVLIIEGVPQAMADAVIAMDLSPIAFLLMVNLLLLVFGMFMDPLPGVMILVPILAPIAHSLGIAADHFAIIVIVNLTFGLMTPPVGGLIFVVASATRQKPSALIRELPPFFLAAMASLLILTFVPALSTWLPQISGFAR; this is translated from the coding sequence TTGGTTGAGATCCTGATCGCCGCCTTCCTGATCCTGATGGTCATGGGGGTGCCCATCGCCTTCGCGCTGGCGATGGCGGCCTTCGCGGCGGTGGGCCTTGCCGGCCGCTATCCGCTGGTCGTGGTGGTGAAGGAGATGTTCACCGGCCTCGACAGTTTCCCGCTGCTGGCCGTGCCCTTCTTCATCCTGGCGGCCGAGATCATGTCCACCGGGGCGATCTCGCGCATGCTCTTGCGCTTTGCCTCGCAATTCGTCGGCCACCTGCGCGGGGGGCTGGGTTACGCCAATATCCTGACCGGCACGCTGTTTGCCGGCATTTCCGGCTCGGCGCTGGCCTCGGCGGCGGGGCCGGGGGCGATGATGGCGCGGATGATGGAGCGCAGCGGCTATTCCAAGGCCTATGCCGGGGCGCTGACGATTTCCGTGGCGGTGATCGACCCGATCATCCCGCCTTCGATCACCATGATCATCTATGCGCTGCAGGACCGCAACACCTCGGTCGGTTCGCTGTTCATGGCCGGCATCCTGCCCGGCCTGCTGATCGCGGGGCTGCTGGCCGGGGTGAACTGGTGGATCAGCCGCAAGCGCGGCTATCGCAGCGCCGAGCCGCGCCCGCCAATGGGCCAGATGGTCCGCAACAGCTTTGCCGCCCTGCCGGCGCTGCTGCTGATCGTGCTGATCGTCGGCGGCATCCGCGGCGGGGTCTTCACCCCCACCGAGGCCTCGGTCGTGGCGGTGTTCTATGCCATCGTCACCAGCGCCTTCGTCTATCGCGGCTTCACGCTGGCGGACCTGTGGGGGGCGTTCCTGCGCTCGGCCATCATGTCGGTGGCGGTGCTGATGATCCTGGCCGCCGCCCGCGCCTTCGCCTGGGTGCTGATCATCGAGGGCGTGCCGCAGGCCATGGCCGATGCGGTGATCGCCATGGACCTGTCGCCCATCGCCTTCCTCTTGATGGTGAACCTGCTTCTGCTGGTCTTCGGCATGTTCATGGACCCGCTGCCGGGGGTGATGATCCTGGTGCCGATCCTGGCGCCCATCGCCCACAGCCTCGGCATCGCCGCGGATCATTTCGCCATCATCGTCATCGTGAACCTGACCTTCGGGCTGATGACGCCGCCGGTCGGCGGGCTGATCTTCGTCGTGGCCTCGGCGACCCGGCAGAAGCCCTCGGCGCTGATCCGGGAACTGCCGCCCTTCTTCCTGGCCGCCATGGCCTCGCTGCTGATCCTGACCTTCGTTCCGGCCCTGTCCACCTGGCTGCCGCAGATCAGCGGCTTCGCCCGTTAG
- a CDS encoding TRAP transporter small permease, whose amino-acid sequence MRRIERAFVTLNGAVLVLGLAVMAAILGWNVAGRYLTGNSLTWADEVARYSMIWLTFLGSGLALRHGAHAAITNAQDALPTRGQLALRGLILLVLFGFFGFMVWVGIDYMNRMAIQRSAALQVPMKWIYAAMPAGFALMIVHLALIAPQYLRAGLQHSDEAALG is encoded by the coding sequence ATGCGCCGGATCGAACGCGCCTTCGTCACGCTGAACGGTGCCGTGCTGGTGCTGGGACTGGCCGTCATGGCGGCCATCCTGGGCTGGAACGTCGCCGGTCGCTACCTGACCGGCAATTCGCTGACCTGGGCGGACGAGGTGGCGCGTTACTCGATGATCTGGCTGACCTTCCTGGGCAGCGGGCTGGCGCTGCGCCATGGCGCCCATGCCGCCATCACCAATGCCCAGGACGCGCTGCCCACGCGGGGCCAGCTTGCCCTGCGCGGGCTGATCCTGCTGGTGCTGTTCGGCTTTTTCGGCTTCATGGTCTGGGTCGGCATCGACTACATGAACCGCATGGCGATCCAGCGGTCAGCGGCCTTGCAGGTGCCGATGAAATGGATCTATGCCGCGATGCCCGCCGGCTTCGCGCTGATGATCGTCCATCTGGCCCTGATCGCGCCGCAATACCTGCGCGCCGGCCTGCAGCATTCCGACGAGGCCGCCCTTGGTTGA
- a CDS encoding TRAP transporter substrate-binding protein: MKHVFAAALLCAAVAAPSFAQEIKIGYALAEDSHYGAGAKAFEASLKESLGDQFSFRHFPSSGLGGEREVLEGLQLGTVEMTIASDGTLTNFVPEVGVLGVPFLLRDKDHARKVLDGEIGQEMLAKFEPAGLHALAWGEQGFRHITSNRGAVEAPSDLNGLKIRTMENPVHIEAFRALGAAPTPMAWPEVIGALEQGAIDGQENPLSVIVSAKLNEVQKYLTLDGHVYSSTIILVSPALWNGLDDAQKAAFEKAAKDAVVAMRAYVDEVDASGVAAMKDAGMQVNELSPEQKAAFREALAGPYQQYEAQFGKELMDRIQAVE; encoded by the coding sequence ATGAAACACGTCTTTGCCGCGGCGCTTCTCTGCGCCGCCGTCGCCGCGCCTTCGTTCGCGCAGGAGATCAAGATCGGCTACGCCCTGGCCGAGGACAGCCATTACGGCGCCGGCGCCAAGGCCTTCGAGGCCTCGCTCAAGGAAAGCCTGGGCGACCAGTTCAGCTTCCGCCACTTCCCGTCCTCGGGCCTGGGCGGCGAGCGCGAGGTGCTGGAGGGGCTGCAGCTCGGCACCGTCGAGATGACCATCGCCTCGGACGGCACGCTGACCAATTTCGTCCCCGAGGTCGGCGTCCTGGGCGTGCCCTTCCTGCTGCGCGACAAGGACCATGCCCGCAAGGTGCTGGACGGCGAGATCGGCCAGGAGATGCTGGCCAAGTTCGAGCCCGCCGGCCTGCACGCGCTGGCCTGGGGCGAGCAGGGCTTCCGCCACATCACCAGCAATCGCGGCGCGGTCGAGGCGCCCTCGGACCTGAACGGGCTCAAGATCCGCACCATGGAGAACCCGGTGCATATCGAGGCGTTCCGCGCCCTCGGCGCCGCCCCCACCCCCATGGCCTGGCCCGAGGTGATCGGCGCGCTGGAACAGGGCGCCATCGACGGGCAGGAAAACCCGCTCTCGGTGATCGTCTCGGCCAAGCTGAACGAGGTACAGAAATACCTGACCCTGGACGGCCACGTCTATTCCTCGACCATCATCCTGGTCTCGCCCGCGCTGTGGAACGGGCTGGACGACGCGCAGAAGGCGGCGTTCGAGAAGGCGGCGAAGGACGCGGTCGTCGCGATGCGCGCCTATGTCGACGAGGTCGATGCCTCGGGCGTTGCCGCGATGAAGGATGCCGGGATGCAGGTGAACGAGCTTTCGCCCGAGCAGAAGGCCGCCTTCCGCGAGGCGCTGGCCGGACCCTACCAGCAATATGAGGCCCAGTTCGGCAAGGAGCTGATGGACCGCATCCAGGCGGTCGAGTAA
- a CDS encoding phosphoribosyltransferase has protein sequence MFADRTDAGRQLGAALSGHRGEPLLVLALPRGGVPVGLEVARVLDAPLDVILVRKLRAPAHPELAIGAIVDGAPPQLLLDDQLVAATGATQDHIAAEKARQLREIERRRQAYRGGRPAPETWGRTVIVVDDGIATGATMRIALKALARSGAARVIVAVPVAPPDVLEKIRAEADEVVCLRTPEPFHAVGLHYHDFDQTSDEEVVRALAEADRNRA, from the coding sequence ATGTTCGCAGATCGCACGGATGCCGGCAGACAGCTTGGCGCCGCATTGTCCGGGCACCGGGGCGAGCCGCTGCTGGTCCTGGCGCTGCCGCGCGGCGGGGTGCCGGTCGGGCTCGAGGTGGCAAGGGTGCTGGACGCGCCGCTGGACGTCATCCTGGTGCGCAAGCTCAGGGCGCCGGCGCATCCCGAACTGGCCATCGGCGCCATCGTGGACGGCGCGCCGCCGCAATTGCTGCTCGACGACCAGCTCGTCGCCGCGACCGGGGCGACGCAGGATCACATCGCCGCCGAAAAGGCCCGGCAGCTGCGCGAGATCGAGCGCCGGCGCCAGGCCTATCGCGGCGGCCGGCCGGCGCCCGAGACCTGGGGCCGGACGGTGATCGTCGTCGATGACGGCATCGCCACCGGCGCCACCATGCGCATCGCCCTGAAGGCGCTGGCGCGGTCCGGCGCGGCCAGGGTGATCGTCGCCGTCCCCGTCGCGCCGCCCGACGTGCTGGAGAAGATCCGCGCCGAGGCCGACGAGGTCGTCTGCCTGCGCACGCCCGAGCCGTTCCACGCCGTCGGCCTGCATTACCACGACTTCGACCAGACCAGCGACGAGGAGGTGGTCCGCGCCCTGGCCGAGGCCGACCGCAACCGGGCCTGA
- the minC gene encoding septum site-determining protein MinC has translation MQSGKSAVQAVATVKPLQIRGRTFTAIALHLSGRPDRAFFEALEARLNQTPLFFDNAPLVIDLEQAEGLDRAQDLMQLTAELRRRKLSVFGIQSGTPAQAQAAAEAGLISLPGGRDAALERVSRQGSRPEPPPAPAPKEPANRLISQPVRSGQTVFADRGDLIVVGSVSSGAEVIAAGNIHIYGRLRGRALAGVNGDDSARIFCHALDAELLAIAGLYRTSENLGADTPRQYVQVYLQGEVLRIESLK, from the coding sequence ATGCAATCCGGCAAGAGCGCGGTGCAGGCCGTGGCGACCGTGAAGCCTTTACAGATCCGCGGCCGCACCTTCACGGCCATCGCGCTGCATCTGAGCGGCCGGCCGGACCGTGCCTTTTTCGAGGCGCTGGAGGCGCGGCTGAACCAGACGCCGCTGTTTTTCGACAATGCGCCGCTGGTCATCGACCTGGAGCAGGCCGAGGGGCTGGACCGGGCCCAGGATCTGATGCAGCTGACCGCCGAGCTGCGCCGGCGCAAGCTGTCGGTCTTTGGCATCCAGAGCGGTACGCCCGCGCAGGCGCAGGCCGCGGCCGAGGCCGGGCTGATCTCGTTGCCCGGCGGGCGCGACGCGGCGCTGGAGCGCGTCTCGCGCCAGGGCAGCCGCCCCGAACCGCCCCCCGCGCCGGCGCCGAAAGAGCCGGCGAACCGCCTGATCTCGCAGCCCGTGCGCTCGGGGCAGACGGTCTTTGCCGATCGCGGCGACCTGATCGTCGTCGGCTCGGTCAGTTCCGGGGCCGAGGTGATCGCGGCCGGCAACATCCACATCTATGGCCGGCTGCGCGGCAGGGCGCTGGCCGGCGTCAACGGCGACGATTCGGCCCGCATCTTCTGCCATGCGCTTGATGCCGAGCTGCTGGCCATTGCCGGGCTTTACCGCACCAGCGAGAACCTGGGGGCCGACACGCCGCGGCAATACGTCCAGGTCTATCTTCAGGGCGAGGTGCTGCGCATCGAGTCCCTCAAATAA
- the minD gene encoding septum site-determining protein MinD, which yields MSKVIVVTSGKGGVGKTTSSAAIAAGLAMRGHKTAVIDFDVGLRNLDMIMGCERRVVFDFINVIQGDAKLKQALIKDRRLENLYVLPTSQTRDKDALTKEGVKAVLDELREEFDYIVCDSPAGIERGAHLAMYYADEAVVVTNPEVSSVRDSDRVLGLLNSKTALAEKGDGSAVKAQLLLTRFDQARSANGDMMSVEDVLEILAIPLLGIIPESTSVLKASNEGTPVSLDEKSPAGKSYLDAVGRLVGEQIEMRVSPGDQRRGFFQRLLGRTA from the coding sequence GTGAGCAAGGTTATCGTAGTCACCTCCGGCAAGGGCGGCGTCGGCAAGACGACCTCCTCTGCCGCCATCGCCGCGGGGCTTGCCATGCGCGGCCACAAGACGGCCGTGATCGATTTCGACGTGGGCCTGCGCAACCTGGACATGATCATGGGCTGCGAACGCCGCGTGGTCTTCGACTTCATCAACGTCATCCAGGGCGACGCCAAGCTGAAGCAGGCGCTGATCAAGGACCGCCGGCTTGAAAACCTGTATGTCCTGCCGACCTCGCAGACCCGCGACAAGGACGCGCTGACCAAGGAAGGCGTCAAGGCGGTGCTGGACGAGCTGCGCGAGGAGTTCGACTATATCGTCTGCGACAGCCCGGCGGGGATCGAGCGTGGCGCGCATCTGGCGATGTATTACGCCGACGAGGCCGTGGTGGTGACGAACCCCGAGGTCTCGTCCGTGCGCGACAGCGACCGGGTGCTGGGTCTGCTGAACTCCAAGACGGCGCTGGCCGAAAAGGGCGACGGCAGCGCGGTCAAGGCGCAGCTGCTGCTGACCCGCTTCGACCAGGCCCGCTCGGCCAACGGTGACATGATGAGCGTCGAGGACGTGCTGGAAATCCTGGCCATCCCGCTGCTGGGCATCATCCCGGAAAGCACCTCGGTCCTGAAGGCCTCGAACGAGGGCACGCCGGTCTCGCTGGACGAGAAATCGCCGGCGGGCAAGTCCTATCTGGACGCCGTCGGCCGGCTGGTCGGCGAGCAGATCGAGATGCGGGTGAGCCCCGGCGACCAGCGCCGCGGCTTCTTCCAGAGGCTTCTGGGACGGACGGCCTGA
- the minE gene encoding cell division topological specificity factor MinE, which translates to MFGFSFRQRKPSSAQTAKERLQILLAHERSSGTTSPDFLPLLQRDILEVVRRHMEIDGDAVDIKLERSDDLSSLEINIELPNASPAKARPAS; encoded by the coding sequence ATGTTCGGTTTCTCATTCCGTCAGCGAAAGCCCAGTTCGGCGCAAACCGCCAAGGAGCGCCTGCAGATCCTGCTTGCGCATGAGCGTTCCAGCGGGACGACCAGCCCGGACTTTCTGCCGTTGTTGCAGCGCGACATCCTCGAGGTGGTGCGCCGGCACATGGAAATCGACGGCGATGCGGTCGACATCAAGCTTGAGCGCAGCGACGATCTGTCCAGCCTCGAGATCAATATCGAGCTGCCCAATGCCAGCCCGGCGAAGGCGCGGCCCGCCAGCTAG